One Spinacia oleracea cultivar Varoflay chromosome 4, BTI_SOV_V1, whole genome shotgun sequence DNA segment encodes these proteins:
- the LOC110800912 gene encoding omega-6 fatty acid desaturase, endoplasmic reticulum isozyme 2-like isoform X1, translating to MAQWQAMGAGGQRKTATTKPRGGGGVAAIRRAPNSKPPFTLGQLKQAIPPHCFQRSLIKSFTYLVYDLTLVSCLYFIASYVIPTLAYPFPLLGWAVYWAVQGCVLTGIWVIAHECGHHAFSNYQWVDDMVGLVFHSFLLVPYFSWKYSHRRHHSNTGSLDRDEVFVPKPKSEMSWYSKSMNNPPGRLVSLIITLVLGWPLYLLFNASGRPYDRFACHFDPNGPIFSTRERAQVLVSDLGVLGVLFLLYKVAMAKGLVWVVCIYGVPLLVVNGFLVTITYLQHTHPALPHYDSSEWDWLKGALSTMDRDYGVLNKVFHNITDTHVAHHLFSTMPHYNAMEATKAIKPILGEYYQFDEMPFYKALWREAKECLYVAPDVDSHQKGVFWYQNRY from the exons ATGGCACAATG GCAAGCAATGGGTGCCGGCGGACAAAGGAAAACCGCGACCACTAAACcgcgaggaggaggaggagtggCGGCTATTCGGCGGGCCCCTAACTCGAAACCACCCTTCACACTAGGCCAACTCAAACAAGCCATCCCACCACATTGTTTCCAAAGGTCCCTCATAAAATCCTTCACCTATCTAGTATATGACCTTACACTAGTCTCTTGCTTATACTTCATTGCTTCTTACGTTATTCCAACTTTAGCTTACCCTTTCCCTTTGTTGGGTTGGGCCGTATATTGGGCTGTACAAGGCTGTGTTCTCACGGGTATTTGGGTCATAGCCCATGAATGTGGCCACCATGCTTTTAGTAATTACCAATGGGTTGATGATATGGTGGGCTTAGTTTTTCATTCCTTCCTTTTGGTCCCATACTTTTCTTGGAAGTATAGCCACCGTCGCCACCACTCCAACACCGGCTCGTTGGACCGGGATGAGGTGTTTGTACCCAAGCCCAAGTCTGAAATGTCTTGGTACTCTAAGTCCATGAACAACCCACCGGGCCGTTTGGTGTCTCTTATAATCACACTTGTATTGGGTTGGCCCTTGTACTTGCTCTTCAACGCGTCGGGCCGTCCATATGACCGGTTCGCTTGTCATTTTGACCCAAACGGGCCCATTTTCTCAACCCGGGAAAGGGCCCAAGTTTTGGTATCTGATTTAGGTGTTCTTGGGGTGTTGTTTCTCCTATACAAGGTTGCTATGGCTAAAGGTCTTGTTTGGGTGGTTTGCATTTACGGCGTCCCACTTTTGGTTGTTAACGGTTTTCTTGTCACCATAACGTACCTCCAGCACACGCACCCAGCGTTGCCCCACTACGACTCATCGGAGTGGGATTGGCTTAAAGGCGCGTTGTCCACAATGGACCGCGATTATGGCGTGTTAAACAAGGTTTTCCATAATATAACAGATACTCATGTTGCTCATCATTTGTTCTCTACAATGCCTCATTACAATGCAATGGAAGCAACCAAGGCAATAAAGCCTATTCTTGGAGAATATTATCAATTTGATGAGATGCCATTTTATAAGGCTTTATGGAGGGAAGCTAAGGAGTGTTTGTACGTTGCGCCAGACGTGGATTCTCACCAGAAAGGTGTATTTTGGTACCAGAATCGGTATTAA
- the LOC110800912 gene encoding delta(12)-acyl-lipid-desaturase-like isoform X2, with the protein MGAGGQRKTATTKPRGGGGVAAIRRAPNSKPPFTLGQLKQAIPPHCFQRSLIKSFTYLVYDLTLVSCLYFIASYVIPTLAYPFPLLGWAVYWAVQGCVLTGIWVIAHECGHHAFSNYQWVDDMVGLVFHSFLLVPYFSWKYSHRRHHSNTGSLDRDEVFVPKPKSEMSWYSKSMNNPPGRLVSLIITLVLGWPLYLLFNASGRPYDRFACHFDPNGPIFSTRERAQVLVSDLGVLGVLFLLYKVAMAKGLVWVVCIYGVPLLVVNGFLVTITYLQHTHPALPHYDSSEWDWLKGALSTMDRDYGVLNKVFHNITDTHVAHHLFSTMPHYNAMEATKAIKPILGEYYQFDEMPFYKALWREAKECLYVAPDVDSHQKGVFWYQNRY; encoded by the coding sequence ATGGGTGCCGGCGGACAAAGGAAAACCGCGACCACTAAACcgcgaggaggaggaggagtggCGGCTATTCGGCGGGCCCCTAACTCGAAACCACCCTTCACACTAGGCCAACTCAAACAAGCCATCCCACCACATTGTTTCCAAAGGTCCCTCATAAAATCCTTCACCTATCTAGTATATGACCTTACACTAGTCTCTTGCTTATACTTCATTGCTTCTTACGTTATTCCAACTTTAGCTTACCCTTTCCCTTTGTTGGGTTGGGCCGTATATTGGGCTGTACAAGGCTGTGTTCTCACGGGTATTTGGGTCATAGCCCATGAATGTGGCCACCATGCTTTTAGTAATTACCAATGGGTTGATGATATGGTGGGCTTAGTTTTTCATTCCTTCCTTTTGGTCCCATACTTTTCTTGGAAGTATAGCCACCGTCGCCACCACTCCAACACCGGCTCGTTGGACCGGGATGAGGTGTTTGTACCCAAGCCCAAGTCTGAAATGTCTTGGTACTCTAAGTCCATGAACAACCCACCGGGCCGTTTGGTGTCTCTTATAATCACACTTGTATTGGGTTGGCCCTTGTACTTGCTCTTCAACGCGTCGGGCCGTCCATATGACCGGTTCGCTTGTCATTTTGACCCAAACGGGCCCATTTTCTCAACCCGGGAAAGGGCCCAAGTTTTGGTATCTGATTTAGGTGTTCTTGGGGTGTTGTTTCTCCTATACAAGGTTGCTATGGCTAAAGGTCTTGTTTGGGTGGTTTGCATTTACGGCGTCCCACTTTTGGTTGTTAACGGTTTTCTTGTCACCATAACGTACCTCCAGCACACGCACCCAGCGTTGCCCCACTACGACTCATCGGAGTGGGATTGGCTTAAAGGCGCGTTGTCCACAATGGACCGCGATTATGGCGTGTTAAACAAGGTTTTCCATAATATAACAGATACTCATGTTGCTCATCATTTGTTCTCTACAATGCCTCATTACAATGCAATGGAAGCAACCAAGGCAATAAAGCCTATTCTTGGAGAATATTATCAATTTGATGAGATGCCATTTTATAAGGCTTTATGGAGGGAAGCTAAGGAGTGTTTGTACGTTGCGCCAGACGTGGATTCTCACCAGAAAGGTGTATTTTGGTACCAGAATCGGTATTAA
- the LOC110802336 gene encoding 60S ribosomal protein L10, whose amino-acid sequence MGRRPARCYRQIKNKPYPKSRFCRGVPDPKIRIYDVGMKRKGVDEFPFCVHLVSWEKENVSSEALEAARIACNKYMTKFAGKDAFHLRVRVHPFHVLRINKMLSCAGADRLQTGMRGAFGKPQGVCARVAIGQVLLSVRCKDGNSQHAQEALRRAKFKFPGRQKIIISRKWGFTKHNRADYLKYKSENRILNDGVNAKLLGCHGPLSNRQPGRAFLTAPSVST is encoded by the exons ATGGGTAGAA ggcCTGCTAGATGTTACCGTCAGATTAAGAACAAGCCATACCCAAAATCGCGTTTTTGCCGAGGTGTCCCTGATCCAAAAATCAGGATTTATGATGTGGGTATGAAGAGGAAAGGTGTGGATGAATTCCCCTTTTGTGTTCATCTTGTGAGTTGGGAGAAGGAAAACGTGTCAAGTGAGGCATTGGAAGCTGCCCGTATTGCCTGCAACAAGTACATGACCAAGTTTGCTGGAAAGGATGCTTTCCATCTAAGGGTTAGGGTTCACCCGTTCCATGTTCTTCGTATCAACAAGATGCTTTCATGTGCTGGTGCTGATAGGCTCCAAACAGGTATGAGGGGTGCTTTTGGCAAACCACAAGGTGTTTGTGCTCGTGTTGCTATTGGTCAAGTCCTCCTTTCTGTTCGTTGCAAGGACGGTAACAGTCAACATGCCCAGGAAGCTCTCCGTCGTGCCAAGTTCAAGTTCCCTGGCCGTCAAAAGATTATTATCAGCAGGAAGTG GGGCTTCACTAAACACAATCGCGCTGATTATCTCAAGTACAAATCTGAGAACAGGATTTTAAATGATGGTGTCAATGCCAAG CTTCTTGGATGCCATGGACCTCTATCCAATCGTCAACCTGGAAGAGCTTTCCTCACAGCACCGAGTGTATCTACATGA
- the LOC110802312 gene encoding G-type lectin S-receptor-like serine/threonine-protein kinase LECRK3 — MAWPPSFILFSFFFTLLLLQSSSSIAAQTGSQITVGQSLKATGNNGSSLLSPSGDFAFGFHQFPNNNNLFLLAIWYAKIPDTIVWYANDGNPVPQGSSVKITAIEGLVLNDPQGTPLWNTTDGLSGGAVVNYGFMNDTGNFVLKGSNTDDAVWESFDHPTDTLLPTQIMTVGSKVDSRRSETNFTKGRFQLRFQDDGNLVLITRDIETDFSNGNYYASGTDDETNPGNAGDRVIYNESGDLYIHRKNGSRFDLTPAEKLVSSKANYQRVTLDYDGVLTWYYHPKTFAANNGVWWSNIQSIPDNICTSVLGGVGSGACGYNSICSIDDGDKRPRCQCPPYYSLMDPNDTYSSCIPNFKQDSCDDEKGVQGTAATKDEYKLVQLRNIDWPLADYAQLEPCSEEECKTSCVNDCFCGAAIFRENTQTCWKKKLPLSNGKQDSGVNRLAWLKVGNGNGSNDDPVNPTFATPYKYKKDRVSVALFGSSVCVNFLLLSAIVIGICFMYNNKHSRLLDEHHQRSKTLSEYSSVHCFSYKELANATDGFKKEIGRGSFGTVFRGKIGGGGASIMVAVKRLDRIYKDSDKEFKTEVNVIGQTHHKNLVRFIGFCKEEDQRLLVYEYMNNGTVADYLFGDFRPSWTSRIQIAQGIARGLLYLHEECSTQIIHCDIKPQNILLDDYYNARISDFGMAKLLVLNQTHTNTAVRGTKGYLAPEWFRNKPVTVKVDVYSFGVLLLEIICCRRSVCMDISGEGAILTDWAFDCFESNRLEALVEGDMEALNETLQLERFVMVALWCVQEDPGLRPTMKRVIQMLEGVAEVARPPCLTSFSVTTQP; from the exons ATGGCGTGGCCTCCATCATTTATCCTTTTCTCCTTCTTCTTTACACTCTTACTCCtacaatcatcatcatcaattgcTGCACAAACTGGTAGCCAAATAACAGTTGGCCAATCTCTCAAAGCCACCGGCAATAATGGTTCGTCATTGCTTTCCCCTTCAGGCGATTTTGCCTTTGGTTTTCATCAATTTCCTAACAACAACAATCTCTTCTTGCTTGCCATCTGGTACGCCAAGATTCCTGATACCATAGTTTGGTATGCGAATGATGGTAATCCTGTTCCCCAAGGTTCATCAGTCAAGATAACTGCTATCGAGGGCTTAGTTCTCAATGACCCTCAAGGAACTCCTCTATGGAATACAACTGATGGGTTAAGTGGTGGAGCTGTTGTTAACTATGGTTTTATGAATGATACTGGGAATTTTGTGCTCAAAG GTAGCAACACTGATGATGCAGTTTGGGAGAGCTTTGACCATCCCACAGATACTTTGCTTCCTACCCAGATTATGACAGTGGGAAGCAAGGTCGATTCCCGGCGATCAGAAACCAATTTTACGAAAGGGAGGTTCCAACTACGCTTTCAAGATGATGGAAACTTAGTCCTAATCACAAGGGACATAGAAACTGATTTTTCCAATGGGAATTACTATGCTAGTGGCACTGATGACGAAACAAACCCAGGAAATGCTGGTGACAGAGTGATTTACAACGAGTCAGGGGATTTGTATATACATAGAAAGAACGGTTCAAGGTTTGATCTCACACCAGCAGAAAAGTTAGTCTCATCCAAGGCTAATTATCAGAGAGTAACACTGGACTATGATGGGGTCTTGACCTGGTATTATCACCCGAAAACCTTCGCAGCCAACAATGGTGTCTGGTGGTCCAATATTCAGTCAATCCCCGATAACATATGCACATCAGTTCTTGGAGGAGTTGGCAGTGGCGCGTGTGGGTATAACAGCATTTGCAGCATTGATGATGGGGACAAAAGGCCAAGATGTCAATGCCCACCATATTATTCTCTGATGGACCCTAATGATACATACAGCAGCTGCATACCGAATTTCAAGCAAGACAGTTGTGATGATGAGAAAGGCGTGCAGGGTACTGCGGCTACCAAAGATGAATATAAGCTAGTTCAGCTTCGAAATATTGATTGGCCATTAGCAGACTACGCACAGCTTGAGCCTTGCAGTGAAGAAGAATGCAAGACTTCTTGTGTAAATGATTGTTTCTGTGGTGCTGCAATTTTCAGAGAAAATACACAAACttgttggaagaagaagctgccaCTCTCCAATGGGAAACAGGATAGCGGAGTAAATAGGTTAGCTTGGCTTAAGGTGGGGAATGGAAATGGTTCCAACGACGACCCAGTAAATCCTACATTTGCAACTCCATATAAATACAAGAAGGATCGGGTATCTGTAGCACTATTTGGTAGCTCTGTATGTGTTAATTTCCTTCTGCTGAGTGCTATTGTTATAGGGATTTGCTTCATGTATAACAACAAGCATTCCAGATTGCTTGATGAACATCATCAGAGAAGTAAAACTCTTAGTGAGTAtagtagcgtccattgcttcagCTACAAAGAGCTCGCAAATGCGACAGATGGGTTCAAGAAAGAGATAGGACGAGGGTCTTTTGGCACGGTTTTCAGAGGGAAGATCGGAGGAGGAGGAGCTTCTATTATGGTAGCTGTCAAAAGATTAGATCGAATATATAAGGATTCTGACAAGGAATTTAAAACTGAAGTGAATGTGATTGGTCAGACTCATCACAAAAATTTGGTTCGGTTTATAGGATTTTGCAAGGAAGAAGATCAACGGTTACTGGTATATGAATATATGAACAATGGTACCGTGGCAGATTACCTTTTCGGTGATTTTAGGCCAAGCTGGACTTCAAGGATTCAAATTGCACAAGGGATTGCAAGGGGACTCTTGTATTTGCACGAGGAATGCAGCACACAGATCATCCATTGTGATATAAAGCCGCAGAACATACTTCTTGATGATTACTATAATGCCCGAATATCTGACTTTGGTATGGCAAAGCTTTTGGTTTTAAACCAGACCCATACAAATACTGCAGTAAGAGGGACTAAAGGGTACCTTGCCCCTGAATGGTTCAGAAACAAGCCAGTGACAGTAAAAGTGGATGTGTACAGTTTTGGGGTTTTGTTGTTGGAGATCATATGTTGTAGAAGAAGTGTGTGCATGGATATCAGTGGGGAGGGAGCGATTCTGACAGACTGGGCATTCGATTGTTTTGAATCTAACAGATTAGAAGCTCTTGTTGAGGGCGATATGGAAGCACTTAATGAGACGCTGCAACTAGAGAGGTTTGTAATGGTTGCTTTATGGTGTGTACAGGAAGACCCAGGCCTAAGACCTACAATGAAAAGGGTTATACAGATGCTTGAGGGTGTTGCTGAAGTGGCTAGACCACCTTGTCTGACCTCATTTTCAGTTACCACCCAACCTTAA
- the LOC110802331 gene encoding pentatricopeptide repeat-containing protein At5g15300, with product MMNTKLLNLSALFSSYKLSYDEVCSILQRCTKAKASYSAKKIHGMLIISGTDVSRMSLDAKILGVYASCGNLRYAHQLFDKMPNPNVFAFNWMISVMSFHGNYQEAIGYFSLMQKMGTLPNKYTLSFVLKSCVGLLDLNKGRGVHAVMNKMGFECDALVCNALVDMYCKCGNTQYARRLFDRMSSKDIASWTSMISGYCNTGKLNEAIALFEQMKLEGFEPNDFTWNAIITGYAQSGDRDGALELFSRMNREGLCCDLITWNALISGFSRSKHPFEALKLFREMLIAGIRPNHVTVTGLLPVCGLIGSPQRGRELHGLICRLSLEVNVYVASALIDMYSKSGSVKAAKNVFEGTLVRNVALWNVIIGCLGKNGVVFESLRLFEEMQEQGFQPNEVTLVCVLSACSHGGLVEKAMEIFRSMKEKYQVEANKEHYACVVDLLSRAGEVEEAYELIKRMPMEATESIFGAFFNGCNIHGRRDLAEKMADSLLKAAWKKPGALVTLSNIHAAGEEWQGVQNVRKLMKGIGVYKKPGFSL from the coding sequence ATGATGAATACAAAGCTATTGAATTTATCAGCATTGTTTAGTTCATATAAGTTGTCATATGATGAAGTTTGCTCAATTTTACAGAGATGCACCAAGGCAAAGGCATCATATTCAGCCAAGAAAATTCATGGGATGTTGATAATATCTGGGACTGATGTGTCCAGAATGTCATTGGATGCAAAGATTCTGGGTGTGTATGCTAGTTGTGGTAATCTGAGGTATGCACACCAACTGTTTGATAAAATGCCAAACCCAAATGTTTTCGCTTTCAATTGGATGATTTCAGTTATGTCTTTCCATGGGAATTATCAGGAGGCAATTGGGTATTTTTCTTTGATGCAAAAGATGGGAACCTTACCTAATAAGTATACACTTTCGTTTGTCTTGAAATCTTGtgttggtttgttggatttgaaTAAGGGAAGGGGAGTTCATGCTGTGATGAATAAAATGGGTTTTGAGTGTGATGCATTAGTTTGCAATGCTTTGGTTGATATGTACTGTAAATGTGGTAACACACAATATGCTAGGAGGCTCTTTGACAGAATGTCGAGTAAAGATATCGCGTCTTGGACATCCATGATTTCTGGATATTGTAATACAGGGAAACTCAATGAAGCAATAGCATTGTTTGAGCAGATGAAGCTGGAAGGGTTTGAGCCAAATGATTTCACATGGAACGCGATAATAACTGGGTATGCTCAGAGTGGAGATCGCGATGGTGCTCTTGAACTTTTCTCTAGAATGAATAGGGAAGGGTTGTGTTGTGACTTGATTACTTGGAACGCATTGATTTCTGGTTTTTCTCGCAGCAAACACCCATTTGAGGCTCTTAAATTGTTTAGGGAGATGTTAATAGCTGGAATCAGACCCAATCATGTAACCGTAACAGGGCTGCTTCCAGTTTGTGGATTGATTGGATCACCCCAAAGAGGAAGGGAACTTCATGGCTTGATATGTAGACTGTCCCTTGAAGTCAACGTCTATGTAGCTAGTGCTCTTATTGACATGTACTCGAAATCTGGAAGTGTTAAAGCTGCTAAAAACGTATTTGAGGGAACTCTTGTCCGGAATGTTGCATTATGGAATGTTATAATTGGATGCCTTGGGAAGAACGGTGTTGTTTTTGAGTCCCTGCGATTGTTTGAAGAAATGCAAGAACAGGGTTTCCAGCCAAATGAAGTGACTTTAGTTTGTGTTCTTTCCGCTTGCAGCCATGGTGGGTTAGTTGAAAAGGCCATGGAAATCTTTAGGTCTATGAAAGAGAAATATCAGGTTGAGGCCAACAAGGAGCACTATGCTTGTGTTGTTGACCTATTATCCCGTGCTGGGGAGGTAGAAGAAGCTTATGAATTGATAAAAAGGATGCCAATGGAAGCTACAGAATCGATTTTTGGGGCTTTCTTCAATGGGTGTAATATACATGGAAGAAGAGATCTAGCTGAAAAAATGGCTGACAGTCTTCTGAAAGCAGCCTGGAAGAAGCCTGGAGCACTTGTGACATTGTCGAACATACATGCGGCTGGAGAAGAGTGGCAAGGAGTTCAAAATGTTAGGAAGTTGATGAAGGGAATAGGCGTTTATAAGAAGCCTGGATTCAGCCTTTGA
- the LOC110802305 gene encoding uncharacterized protein, whose translation MGRGRGKGKKLTVTSHDDPGSGEEEKIPAQKRRGRPQKPLKDNEIDEEELLKIEEEDSENTTTTAIDNGKKRKRSSPSKEKSSSVKEDNNNNNNVVGATLVSDLSNKPTGFRHIGSRRKNKPRRAAEVGVEC comes from the coding sequence ATGGGAAGAGGAAGAGGGAAAGGGAAGAAGCTAACCGTTACAAGCCACGATGATCCAGGAAGTGGCGAAGAGGAGAAGATTCCTGCTCAAAAAAGAAGAGGAAGACCTCAAAAGCCGTTGAAGGACAACGAGATCGACGAAGAAGAGTTACTCAAAATAGAAGAGGAAGATAGTGAGAACACAACAACAACCGCCATAGACAACGGTAAGAAGAGGAAAAGAAGCTCCCCATCAAAGGAGAAGTCCAGTTCAGTGAAAGaagataacaacaacaacaacaatgttGTTGGAGCTACTTTAGTTTCAGATCTTTCAAACAAGCCTACCGGTTTCCGGCATATAGGGAGCCGCAGGAAAAACAAGCCTCGTCGAGCAGCTGAGGTCGGGGTTGAGTGCTAG